Proteins from a single region of Polyangiaceae bacterium:
- a CDS encoding AgmX/PglI C-terminal domain-containing protein, translating into MTRAAVPSTTAAGRVVQDAPARAIAPTDERARERLHAGIEAFLSGSGPSPRPDPSTELTPIAALERGAPLSADEAAIDGQLPGESIQRTVRLSAGRFRDCYRKGLERQPQLEGRVVVRFSIRADGLVRDAREETTSLADRATRQCVLATFFDLTFPPARGEVAVSYPLRFEQGGGSARMALPSARRTAQAPPPGFAQAFQSGTRVPGVPPHDPGSDAAPSVVESCDHDDPMCGDLVIPASP; encoded by the coding sequence ATGACCCGCGCGGCAGTGCCGTCCACCACGGCCGCTGGGCGGGTGGTGCAAGACGCGCCGGCGCGCGCCATCGCGCCAACCGACGAACGCGCTCGCGAGCGACTGCACGCTGGCATCGAAGCATTTCTCTCGGGCTCCGGCCCGTCGCCACGCCCCGACCCGTCGACGGAGCTCACTCCGATAGCAGCGTTGGAACGAGGTGCTCCGCTGAGCGCGGACGAGGCGGCCATTGATGGCCAGCTGCCGGGGGAGTCGATCCAACGGACCGTGCGCCTGTCCGCTGGGCGATTTCGGGACTGCTATCGAAAGGGGCTCGAGCGCCAACCACAGCTGGAGGGCCGAGTCGTGGTCCGTTTCAGCATTCGCGCGGATGGGCTCGTGCGCGACGCGCGAGAAGAGACCACGTCCCTTGCGGATCGCGCAACGCGGCAGTGCGTCCTTGCCACTTTCTTCGATCTCACTTTTCCACCGGCGCGCGGGGAAGTTGCGGTGAGCTACCCGCTGCGCTTCGAACAGGGCGGTGGCAGCGCACGCATGGCGCTCCCAAGCGCGCGACGCACGGCGCAAGCACCGCCACCTGGCTTCGCCCAGGCGTTTCAAAGTGGCACGCGCGTCCCTGGTGTTCCGCCGCACGACCCAGGGTCCGACGCCGCTCCAAGCGTCGTGGAGAGCTGCGACCACGACGACCCGATGTGTGGCGACCTCGTGATTCCTGCGTCACCGTGA
- a CDS encoding SUMF1/EgtB/PvdO family nonheme iron enzyme, with protein sequence MWRGSCAVLLAAFVPAVGACSHDWDKLEPNGRASVDASVGGQAGSSGSSGSGGGAGVGGVGGVGGAGGVDGGAGTGGVPATCTDKTMVPLSAGLTKPFCIDRTEVTNTEYEAFLSPSPDPSSQPANCSWNTDFTPSNGWPPAAGTAGYPVAFVDWCDATAYCAHVGKRLCGRIGGGAVPFSSPADPAISEWFNACSGGGSLAYPYGDTYSGNACNGTDFGANGPTTAGSTPGCEGAPKGLFDMSGNLFEWEDSCSDNLGANSNCRIRGGAYNNNAANLRCDIDATATRDSATVTIGFRCCTDAVVN encoded by the coding sequence ATGTGGCGTGGCTCTTGCGCGGTGTTGTTGGCGGCCTTCGTTCCCGCGGTAGGTGCGTGCAGCCACGATTGGGACAAGCTCGAACCGAATGGTCGAGCTAGCGTCGATGCCTCGGTTGGAGGCCAGGCTGGGTCCAGCGGTTCGTCGGGTTCTGGAGGCGGCGCCGGGGTCGGTGGCGTCGGTGGCGTGGGCGGCGCTGGTGGGGTGGATGGTGGCGCGGGCACCGGCGGCGTCCCTGCGACCTGTACGGACAAGACGATGGTGCCGCTCAGCGCCGGGCTCACCAAACCGTTCTGCATCGATCGCACCGAGGTGACCAACACGGAGTACGAGGCCTTCCTGAGCCCGAGCCCCGACCCTTCCTCGCAGCCCGCGAACTGCAGTTGGAACACGGATTTCACACCGTCGAATGGTTGGCCGCCCGCGGCTGGCACTGCTGGCTATCCGGTTGCGTTCGTGGATTGGTGCGATGCAACCGCGTACTGCGCGCATGTCGGAAAGCGCTTGTGCGGCCGCATCGGTGGGGGAGCGGTTCCCTTCTCGTCGCCCGCGGACCCCGCTATCAGCGAGTGGTTCAATGCGTGCAGCGGCGGTGGGAGCCTCGCCTATCCATACGGCGACACCTACAGCGGGAACGCGTGCAACGGGACTGACTTCGGCGCGAACGGTCCGACGACCGCCGGTAGCACACCGGGTTGCGAAGGAGCACCCAAAGGGCTCTTCGACATGAGCGGCAACCTGTTCGAGTGGGAAGACTCGTGCAGCGACAACCTCGGGGCGAACTCCAACTGTCGAATCCGAGGCGGGGCGTACAACAACAACGCAGCAAACTTGCGCTGCGACATCGATGCGACGGCGACACGGGACTCGGCGACGGTGACCATTGGTTTCCGCTGCTGCACGGACGCTGTGGTGAACTGA
- a CDS encoding asparagine synthase-related protein, protein MGAIVGFVGDGSRALLDDLVDRLAHRGAHRRSLTAAQYALGERNASASDDVSTSSDGRVHCVFDGRLLDHGALLSELGGDDGWDDARIVAELFAREGTRAFERLDGPFALALVDGEHLHVVRDPLGEKPVYYAEVAGCLLFGSEIKAFLAHPAFRVVPEPAALLRLLVFSFIPGAMTAFRGVSELLPGCRLQKPLAGGAERVVRYWELEEKEIDASEDEMVEHVGMLLRDAVRRRLPPSGTPIAAFLSGGIDSSAVIALLRELGRDPVCFSAGFGFGQPNELMYASLVSAHTGVTHHVVDVEPEGFLDLLPQVMWSLDDPLCDCITVPNYILARTAAREAPIVFNGEGGDPLFGGPKNKFMILGEWYAFLGGYQRSRAYLASYHKFFDHLDDLCTPEFMSQAGGVAALEADVSATLEDPRLTRYLNRLMHINIRLKGGQNILVKVDKMLTPNGVEAASPLFDKRLAEYSFAVPPRLKRRGDVEKWIFKKAVENTLPHPVVYRKKAGMGVPLNHWFRKTALRSYTRDILGSERARQRGYFRPEFVSLLLSGSQPESHVGRDRSGELLWMLLAVELWHRVYVDGDMRP, encoded by the coding sequence ATGGGCGCGATCGTGGGTTTCGTCGGCGATGGCTCGCGGGCCCTGCTGGACGACCTGGTCGATCGATTGGCACACCGCGGTGCGCACCGGCGTTCGCTCACTGCAGCCCAGTACGCTCTAGGCGAACGAAACGCTTCTGCAAGCGACGACGTATCCACGAGCAGCGACGGCCGGGTTCACTGCGTGTTCGATGGACGCTTGCTCGATCACGGTGCGCTGCTGAGCGAGCTGGGCGGCGACGATGGCTGGGACGACGCTCGCATCGTCGCGGAGCTCTTCGCGCGCGAGGGCACCCGTGCGTTCGAACGGCTGGACGGCCCCTTTGCCTTGGCGCTGGTGGACGGCGAGCATCTGCACGTCGTGCGGGATCCGCTGGGTGAAAAGCCCGTCTACTACGCGGAGGTCGCCGGCTGCTTGCTGTTCGGCTCGGAGATCAAAGCCTTCCTGGCTCACCCAGCGTTTCGTGTGGTGCCCGAACCCGCGGCCTTGCTGCGGCTGCTGGTGTTCTCTTTCATCCCGGGCGCGATGACCGCGTTCCGCGGCGTGTCGGAGCTACTGCCGGGGTGCCGTCTGCAAAAGCCCCTGGCAGGAGGCGCCGAACGGGTCGTTCGCTACTGGGAGCTCGAAGAGAAGGAGATCGATGCCTCCGAGGACGAGATGGTGGAGCACGTGGGCATGCTGCTACGCGACGCCGTGCGTCGGCGACTGCCCCCTTCGGGGACTCCGATTGCCGCGTTCTTGTCTGGCGGCATCGACTCGTCCGCAGTGATCGCGCTGCTGCGCGAGTTGGGGCGCGACCCGGTTTGCTTTTCCGCTGGCTTCGGCTTCGGCCAGCCCAACGAACTCATGTATGCGTCCCTGGTCAGCGCCCACACCGGCGTGACGCATCACGTCGTGGACGTGGAGCCCGAGGGGTTCCTGGACCTGCTACCGCAAGTGATGTGGAGCTTGGACGACCCGCTCTGCGACTGCATCACGGTACCGAACTACATCTTGGCTCGAACCGCTGCCCGCGAGGCGCCGATCGTGTTCAACGGCGAAGGCGGTGATCCGCTGTTCGGAGGACCCAAGAACAAGTTCATGATCTTGGGCGAGTGGTACGCGTTTCTGGGTGGCTACCAGCGCTCGCGAGCCTACCTGGCGTCGTACCACAAGTTCTTCGACCACCTGGACGATCTGTGCACGCCAGAGTTCATGAGCCAGGCGGGAGGCGTTGCTGCCCTCGAAGCGGACGTGAGCGCGACCTTGGAGGACCCGCGACTGACCCGATACCTGAACCGGCTGATGCACATCAACATCCGGCTCAAGGGCGGCCAGAACATCTTGGTCAAGGTCGACAAGATGCTGACCCCGAACGGCGTGGAGGCCGCGTCACCCTTGTTCGACAAGCGACTCGCCGAATACTCCTTCGCGGTCCCCCCTCGACTCAAGCGCCGCGGCGACGTCGAGAAGTGGATCTTCAAGAAGGCCGTCGAGAACACTCTGCCCCACCCCGTGGTGTATCGAAAGAAGGCGGGCATGGGCGTGCCGCTCAACCACTGGTTCCGAAAGACCGCGCTCCGCAGCTACACGCGGGACATCCTCGGTTCCGAGCGCGCGCGACAGCGCGGCTACTTCCGCCCCGAATTCGTGTCCTTGTTGCTGTCCGGCAGTCAGCCCGAGTCCCACGTGGGCCGTGATCGCAGCGGCGAACTGCTGTGGATGCTCCTCGCCGTCGAGCTGTGGCACCGGGTGTACGTGGACGGAGACATGCGGCCATGA
- a CDS encoding AraC family ligand binding domain-containing protein gives MQLIEEPSGGERLDARETMYPATLEVCTRSARFGQPTSTCYVVVIDGVVHAKVSGFELSMSAGAYFSSPGEIELGVEGRAAVIERYGFRGLVTAGRWEPTGRLTYIDGCSDTLLVPPPREGDSCLNHLHFPPGITQSIHSHPSIRLGAVSAGRGTAYGPGGWEQPLRRGSVFLLDPHEAHAFKTASESLDVIAFHPDSDWGPTDSVHPMLNRTYLRR, from the coding sequence ATGCAACTCATCGAAGAACCGAGCGGCGGAGAACGCCTGGATGCACGCGAGACGATGTATCCCGCCACCCTCGAGGTGTGCACACGCAGTGCGCGGTTCGGTCAGCCGACCTCGACCTGCTACGTCGTGGTCATCGATGGAGTGGTGCATGCAAAGGTCTCGGGCTTCGAGCTCTCCATGAGCGCCGGGGCGTACTTTTCTTCGCCGGGAGAGATCGAACTCGGTGTGGAGGGTCGCGCTGCAGTCATCGAACGCTACGGCTTCCGCGGCTTGGTGACGGCGGGACGCTGGGAGCCCACGGGGCGCCTGACGTACATCGATGGTTGCTCCGACACGCTATTGGTCCCGCCGCCACGCGAGGGCGACTCGTGTCTGAACCACTTGCACTTTCCCCCTGGCATCACCCAGTCGATCCATAGCCACCCGAGCATTCGCCTTGGGGCGGTCAGCGCTGGTCGCGGCACGGCTTACGGTCCTGGTGGTTGGGAGCAGCCGCTTCGTCGCGGCTCGGTGTTCTTGCTCGACCCCCACGAGGCTCACGCCTTCAAGACGGCCAGCGAGTCCCTCGACGTGATCGCATTTCATCCCGACTCGGATTGGGGTCCAACGGACTCGGTTCATCCGATGCTCAACCGCACCTACTTGCGGCGCTGA
- a CDS encoding protein kinase: MIRQVAQQYIGRYELIHPIASGGMATVYLGRVVGAGGFQRVVAVKVMHPHIASDPDFVDMFLDEARLAAGIRHPNVVATIDIEQGSHGLSIVMEYVEGAAANVLVKSLLKQGQRLPLAATLRIVLDALSGLHAAHELRGADGQPLGLVHRDVSPQNILVGVDGVSRITDFGVARAEARISSTRGSQVKGKVPYMSPEQLRAETLDRRTDVYAIGVVLWEMLTGARLFRAPSDGALVASVMAGPTRSPVDVDATIPQALSDVTMRALGPVTERYASAADFADALEEAAERAGMHPSSPRALGNFVRQSLEAAGLQPLPETLGGAGALPTDYKSSPHHSATPLPSSPSGISGSNPAVLPPAPLEEEEAPTIARDVTSGISSLVGVPVPVASTGSASIVQPVASPPRRRNAVGLGAMIGGGIFMVALAAALTWMTVLRKDAPASAGTPAPDAVEVVSVPTPSQPSEPAVSADPTPIASMAPSADVAPTTEPSAAPAKTTRPTEPSPTPARPAPAPKPKGSEFQPDRL, from the coding sequence TTGATTCGACAAGTGGCGCAGCAGTACATCGGTCGCTACGAGCTCATCCACCCGATCGCTTCGGGAGGAATGGCGACGGTGTATTTGGGTCGCGTCGTGGGGGCGGGCGGGTTCCAGCGGGTCGTGGCCGTCAAGGTCATGCACCCGCACATCGCCTCGGACCCGGACTTCGTGGATATGTTCCTCGACGAAGCGCGACTGGCGGCGGGGATTCGTCATCCCAACGTCGTTGCCACCATCGACATCGAGCAGGGCAGCCACGGCTTGTCGATCGTCATGGAGTATGTGGAGGGCGCCGCCGCCAACGTGTTGGTCAAGAGCCTGTTGAAGCAGGGGCAGCGCCTGCCGTTGGCAGCGACGTTGCGCATCGTTCTCGACGCGCTGTCGGGATTGCACGCCGCCCACGAACTGCGGGGTGCGGATGGGCAGCCCTTGGGGCTGGTTCATCGTGACGTATCGCCGCAAAACATCCTAGTTGGGGTCGATGGGGTCAGCCGCATCACGGATTTCGGTGTGGCCCGGGCCGAAGCGCGCATTTCGAGCACGCGAGGCAGCCAGGTGAAGGGCAAGGTGCCCTACATGTCGCCGGAGCAGCTGCGCGCGGAGACCCTGGACCGGCGAACCGATGTGTACGCCATCGGCGTCGTGCTGTGGGAGATGCTCACCGGCGCTCGCTTGTTTCGCGCGCCCAGTGACGGGGCCTTGGTCGCGTCGGTGATGGCCGGTCCGACTCGCAGTCCCGTCGACGTGGATGCCACGATTCCGCAGGCGCTGAGCGACGTCACGATGCGAGCCCTGGGACCCGTCACCGAGCGCTACGCGTCGGCAGCAGACTTTGCAGACGCCCTCGAAGAAGCAGCTGAACGCGCGGGAATGCACCCGAGCAGCCCACGCGCCCTCGGGAACTTCGTACGTCAAAGTCTGGAAGCTGCGGGACTGCAACCGCTACCAGAAACCCTGGGCGGTGCCGGCGCACTGCCAACCGACTACAAGAGCTCGCCCCATCACAGCGCAACGCCTCTGCCGAGCAGCCCGAGCGGGATTTCTGGCAGCAATCCAGCGGTTCTTCCGCCTGCGCCCCTGGAGGAAGAGGAGGCTCCCACGATCGCGCGGGACGTAACGAGCGGCATCAGCTCCCTAGTCGGCGTGCCGGTACCCGTCGCCAGCACGGGGAGCGCGAGCATCGTGCAGCCCGTTGCGTCTCCTCCCCGACGACGCAACGCGGTCGGACTGGGAGCAATGATCGGCGGCGGGATCTTCATGGTCGCGCTGGCCGCGGCGCTGACATGGATGACCGTATTGCGAAAGGACGCTCCTGCGTCCGCGGGGACGCCGGCGCCAGACGCCGTCGAGGTGGTTTCCGTGCCTACCCCCTCGCAGCCCAGCGAGCCTGCCGTCAGCGCTGACCCCACGCCGATCGCGTCGATGGCACCATCCGCGGACGTGGCTCCGACGACGGAGCCATCCGCAGCGCCCGCGAAGACCACGCGCCCAACCGAGCCGTCGCCCACCCCCGCTCGTCCTGCTCCGGCACCGAAGCCAAAGGGCAGCGAGTTCCAACCGGATCGGCTATAA